In the genome of Telluria beijingensis, one region contains:
- a CDS encoding HlyD family secretion protein — protein sequence MALPKQARIASAVLLLAAAAGALYYLNAPESGGATQSTDHAYVQVDFTTVAPEVAGIIETVHVRDNQVVERGALLATIDDRDFVVALDAAKAQVASAQAGIASLEAHLAQQQNAIRQAQAVLAADEASLKLANVNQARYRNLASDGSGSVQALQQAEMQFGVQAATRDRSRAALQAARQVVVILGADLEKARAALLQARAAQAAAELKLSYTRIVAPVAGTVGQKAVRVGAWVNPGKPLLAIVPLDAVYITANFRETQLARVAPGQPVDIEVDALPGVVLKGSVDSLGPASGASYSAIAPYNATGNFTKIVQRLPVRIAIVPGQAAASKLRAGMSVTPTIRTAQG from the coding sequence ATGGCACTTCCCAAACAAGCCCGCATCGCCAGCGCCGTGCTGCTGCTCGCCGCGGCGGCCGGCGCCCTGTACTACCTCAACGCGCCCGAATCGGGCGGCGCGACCCAGTCCACCGACCACGCCTACGTGCAGGTCGACTTCACCACGGTGGCGCCCGAGGTGGCGGGCATCATCGAGACGGTCCACGTGCGCGACAACCAGGTGGTCGAGCGCGGCGCGCTGCTGGCCACCATCGACGACCGCGACTTCGTGGTCGCGCTGGATGCCGCGAAGGCGCAGGTGGCGAGCGCGCAGGCCGGCATCGCCAGCCTGGAAGCCCACCTGGCGCAGCAGCAAAATGCGATCCGCCAGGCGCAGGCCGTGCTGGCGGCGGACGAGGCCTCCCTCAAGCTGGCCAACGTCAACCAGGCGCGCTACCGCAACCTGGCCAGCGACGGCTCGGGGTCGGTCCAGGCGCTGCAACAGGCCGAGATGCAGTTCGGCGTCCAGGCGGCCACCCGCGACCGGAGCCGGGCCGCGCTGCAGGCGGCGCGCCAGGTGGTCGTCATCCTGGGAGCGGACCTGGAAAAGGCGCGCGCCGCGCTGCTCCAGGCCAGGGCGGCGCAGGCGGCGGCGGAACTGAAGCTGTCGTACACCCGCATCGTGGCGCCGGTCGCCGGCACCGTCGGCCAGAAGGCGGTGCGGGTCGGGGCCTGGGTCAATCCGGGCAAGCCGCTGCTGGCCATCGTCCCGCTCGACGCGGTTTATATCACCGCCAATTTCCGCGAGACGCAGCTGGCGCGGGTGGCGCCCGGCCAGCCGGTGGACATCGAAGTCGACGCCCTGCCCGGCGTGGTGTTGAAGGGCAGCGTGGACAGCCTGGGGCCGGCCAGCGGCGCCAGCTACTCGGCCATCGCACCATACAACGCCACCGGCAACTTCACCAAGATCGTCCAGCGCCTGCCGGTGCGCATCGCCATCGTTCCCGGCCAGGCCGCGGCGTCCAAATTGCGCGCCGGCATGTCGGTGACGCCGACGATCCGCACCGCGCAGGGCTGA
- a CDS encoding MFS transporter, with amino-acid sequence MSTGAASKRPLAGLLGIFIAAMMAGLNNRVGALALADLRGAGGFGFDDASWLSTVYNAGELIAMPFAAWFAITLSVRRFELWMLATCAVLAALLPFVRDLDLLLVLRFAQGVASGTMIPILMMAALKFLPPPVRLYGLALYAMTATFAPNLSTWLAGSWTDALADWRWIYWQSVPLAALAGLLIGWGLPREPVQPERFGQANWFGMACGVPALGLLALVLDQGVRLDWFHSPLINAAAIAGCALLAVYLLSEWHHPSPFIKLQILGRRNLALGFTAFLLLLVVLMSAALLPSTHLARLHDYRPLQLASTGLVVALPQLVLGPAVAMLLYRRWVDARVVFALGLALIALACYVGAGLTPDWNREQFVLAQTLQALGQPMAVVSMLFLITSVVQPPEGPYVSGAVNTLRAFGSLVGAAVVGQLMTVRGRFHADVLIDHAALANDPGMPDPMALAGIVGQQALVLSVADAYRVLGVLALLLIPLVLRLTHIPAPTIPTHHPG; translated from the coding sequence ATGAGCACCGGCGCAGCCTCGAAGCGGCCGCTGGCCGGCCTGCTCGGCATCTTCATCGCGGCCATGATGGCGGGGCTGAACAACCGGGTCGGCGCGCTGGCGCTGGCCGACCTGCGCGGCGCCGGCGGCTTCGGCTTCGACGACGCGTCCTGGCTGTCGACCGTGTACAACGCCGGGGAACTGATCGCCATGCCGTTCGCGGCCTGGTTCGCCATCACCCTGTCGGTGCGGCGTTTCGAACTGTGGATGCTGGCCACCTGCGCCGTGCTGGCGGCGTTGTTGCCCTTCGTGCGCGACCTCGACCTGCTGCTCGTGCTGCGCTTCGCGCAGGGCGTGGCCAGCGGCACCATGATCCCGATCCTGATGATGGCGGCGCTCAAATTTCTGCCGCCCCCGGTGCGCCTGTACGGGCTGGCGCTGTATGCCATGACCGCCACCTTCGCCCCCAATCTCTCGACCTGGCTGGCCGGCAGCTGGACCGACGCCCTGGCCGACTGGCGCTGGATCTACTGGCAGAGCGTGCCGCTGGCGGCGCTGGCCGGGCTGTTGATCGGTTGGGGCCTGCCGCGCGAGCCGGTCCAGCCGGAGCGCTTCGGCCAGGCCAACTGGTTCGGGATGGCGTGCGGCGTGCCGGCGCTCGGCCTGCTGGCGCTGGTGCTCGACCAGGGCGTGCGCCTGGACTGGTTCCATTCGCCGCTGATCAATGCCGCGGCCATCGCCGGCTGCGCGCTGCTGGCGGTCTACCTGCTCAGCGAATGGCACCATCCGTCGCCCTTCATCAAGCTGCAGATCCTGGGCCGGCGCAACCTGGCGCTCGGCTTCACCGCCTTCCTGCTGCTGCTGGTGGTGCTGATGTCGGCCGCGCTGCTGCCGTCGACGCACCTGGCGCGGCTGCACGACTACCGGCCGCTCCAGCTGGCCTCGACCGGCCTGGTGGTGGCGCTGCCGCAACTGGTGCTGGGCCCGGCCGTGGCCATGCTGCTGTACCGGCGCTGGGTCGATGCGCGGGTGGTGTTCGCACTGGGCCTGGCCCTGATCGCGCTGGCCTGCTACGTCGGCGCCGGCCTCACGCCGGACTGGAACCGCGAACAGTTCGTCCTGGCCCAGACGCTGCAGGCGCTGGGCCAGCCGATGGCGGTGGTGTCCATGCTGTTCCTGATCACCAGCGTGGTCCAGCCGCCCGAGGGGCCGTATGTCTCGGGCGCGGTCAACACGCTGCGCGCCTTCGGCTCGCTGGTCGGCGCGGCGGTGGTGGGCCAGCTGATGACGGTGCGCGGGCGCTTCCACGCCGACGTGCTGATCGACCACGCCGCCCTGGCGAATGACCCGGGCATGCCGGACCCGATGGCGCTGGCCGGCATCGTCGGCCAGCAGGCGCTGGTGCTGTCGGTCGCCGACGCCTACCGCGTGCTGGGCGTGCTGGCCCTGCTCCTGATTCCCCTGGTGCTGCGCCTCACCCATATCCCCGCGCCGACCATTCCAACCCATCACCCTGGATGA